The following coding sequences lie in one Streptomyces sp. NBC_01224 genomic window:
- a CDS encoding DUF6879 family protein — MPQKPPVPSFEGLLDSARQHALHLELRDVYAVGEEREVFETFLRDGSVPADDSEFWGGWLPLVERTVARGVRVLRARVVSEPVTENIRFEHAITDANLRAGEEVRWLPRRRASTLALPGNDFWLIDDRIVRFNVFSGDGQALEPEHTEDPSAVKLCAEAFRSVWDLAVPHADYRI, encoded by the coding sequence ATGCCGCAGAAGCCGCCGGTACCCAGCTTTGAGGGCCTGCTCGACTCCGCCAGGCAGCACGCCCTGCACCTGGAACTGCGGGACGTCTACGCCGTGGGGGAGGAGCGGGAGGTCTTTGAGACGTTCCTGAGGGACGGGAGCGTTCCTGCGGACGACTCGGAGTTCTGGGGCGGGTGGCTGCCGTTGGTGGAGCGGACCGTTGCCCGCGGGGTGAGGGTCCTGCGCGCCCGGGTCGTCTCCGAGCCCGTCACCGAGAACATCCGCTTCGAGCACGCCATCACCGACGCCAACCTCCGCGCCGGCGAGGAGGTCCGCTGGCTGCCCCGCCGCCGTGCCTCCACGCTCGCGCTGCCCGGCAACGACTTCTGGCTCATCGACGACCGGATCGTGCGCTTCAACGTCTTCTCCGGTGACGGCCAGGCCCTGGAGCCTGAGCACACCGAAGATCCCAGCGCGGTCAAGCTGTGTGCCGAGGCGTTCCGCTCGGTGTGGGACCTGGCAGTTCCGCACGCGGATTACCGCATCTGA
- a CDS encoding DUF402 domain-containing protein, producing the protein MKTFEAGERVVRRDVHRSGRVWSAKALRVIADTGEALVTACAPGAQALWPSLYAKARADGNRTVRTEAFDAMARGEWELEPGVWQETELLLWKPPAVWFSINAFYTTAGLRNWYVNFEHPTRRTDDGFDTLDLTVDLVIDPDLSTLTWKDEDEYAHVRRLGIVTDTEHQAVELARAQVLAMLDERAGPFADADRWASWRWNPAWPPPCLPRVREPAPEGW; encoded by the coding sequence ATGAAGACCTTCGAGGCGGGAGAGAGGGTCGTACGCCGCGACGTGCACCGTTCCGGGCGGGTGTGGAGCGCGAAGGCCCTGCGGGTCATCGCCGATACGGGCGAGGCGTTGGTGACCGCCTGCGCGCCCGGGGCTCAGGCGCTGTGGCCGTCGCTGTACGCCAAGGCCCGCGCCGACGGTAACCGCACGGTGCGCACCGAGGCGTTCGACGCGATGGCGAGGGGGGAGTGGGAGCTCGAGCCCGGGGTGTGGCAGGAGACGGAGCTGCTGCTGTGGAAGCCGCCGGCGGTGTGGTTCAGCATCAACGCCTTCTACACGACGGCCGGGCTGAGGAACTGGTACGTCAACTTCGAGCACCCCACCCGCCGCACCGATGACGGGTTCGACACCTTGGACCTGACCGTCGACCTTGTCATCGACCCCGACCTGAGCACCCTCACGTGGAAGGACGAAGACGAGTACGCCCACGTCCGGCGCCTGGGCATTGTCACCGACACCGAGCACCAGGCGGTGGAGCTCGCCCGCGCCCAGGTCCTCGCCATGCTCGATGAGCGGGCCGGGCCGTTCGCGGACGCCGACCGGTGGGCATCCTGGCGCTGGAACCCGGCCTGGCCGCCGCCGTGCCTGCCCCGTGTGAGGGAGCCGGCCCCGGAAGGGTGGTGA
- a CDS encoding SGNH/GDSL hydrolase family protein — MRRHIRALLSLPLTALIAALAPAPAAHGAGAGATDTFIGTWAAPPTAVPAADSTVYEEQTLRQRVHLSVAGTSVRVRFTNEFGTTPLAIGEAHAAHPAADGPATAIDAGTDRELRFDGSTSTTLAPGTQRWSDPVELPTTAGGDLVISLYLPQPTPADTTHSSAYQSNFVADGDVTGKPDLTPTSTTTSWHFLSGVAVNSADGAADSALVTLGDSITDGEHTTMDANRRWPDLLAERLRSDKQLAPTGVVNAGIGGNRLLRDPNPVPGSPAESFAAYFGESGLKRFDRDVLGQPGARAVTVFLGVNDLGSPGIVAPASEEVTAPEIIEGYRKLIQRAHEHDLKILGATILPFEGDTLGYYTPQRESVRQAVNAWIRTSGAFDGVADLDAAVRDPDRPGRLLPAYNGGDGLHPNDAGMAAMARAFPLQLLR, encoded by the coding sequence ATGCGCAGACACATACGCGCGCTGCTGAGTTTGCCCCTCACCGCTCTCATTGCCGCTCTCGCCCCGGCGCCCGCAGCACACGGCGCCGGCGCCGGCGCCACAGACACGTTCATCGGCACATGGGCGGCCCCGCCCACCGCCGTGCCCGCCGCCGACTCCACGGTGTACGAGGAGCAGACGCTGAGGCAGCGCGTGCACCTGTCGGTCGCCGGGACCAGCGTGCGCGTGCGGTTCACGAACGAGTTCGGTACGACGCCGCTGGCGATCGGCGAGGCGCACGCGGCCCACCCGGCGGCGGACGGCCCCGCGACCGCCATCGACGCCGGCACCGACCGGGAACTGCGCTTCGACGGCAGCACGTCGACCACCCTCGCGCCCGGCACCCAGCGCTGGAGCGACCCGGTCGAGCTGCCCACGACTGCGGGCGGCGACCTTGTGATCAGCCTGTACCTGCCACAGCCCACCCCCGCCGACACCACGCACTCGTCGGCGTACCAGAGCAACTTTGTCGCGGACGGCGACGTCACCGGCAAGCCCGACCTCACGCCGACCTCGACCACCACCTCGTGGCACTTCCTGTCGGGCGTGGCCGTCAACAGCGCCGACGGGGCAGCGGATTCGGCGCTGGTGACGCTCGGCGACTCCATCACCGACGGCGAGCACACCACCATGGACGCCAACCGCCGCTGGCCCGACCTGCTCGCCGAACGGCTGCGCAGCGACAAGCAGTTGGCCCCTACAGGTGTCGTGAACGCCGGCATCGGCGGCAACCGGCTGCTGCGCGACCCGAACCCGGTCCCGGGATCGCCCGCGGAGTCCTTCGCCGCTTACTTCGGCGAGAGCGGTCTGAAGAGGTTCGACCGGGACGTGCTGGGCCAGCCCGGGGCACGGGCGGTCACCGTGTTCCTCGGCGTCAACGACCTGGGCTCGCCGGGCATCGTCGCGCCCGCCTCCGAGGAGGTGACGGCCCCCGAAATCATCGAGGGATACCGGAAGTTGATCCAGCGTGCCCACGAGCACGACCTGAAGATCCTCGGTGCGACGATCCTGCCCTTCGAAGGCGACACCCTCGGCTACTACACGCCGCAGCGGGAGTCGGTCCGCCAGGCCGTCAACGCCTGGATCCGTACTAGCGGCGCCTTCGACGGCGTCGCCGACCTCGACGCCGCGGTCCGCGACCCCGACCGGCCCGGCCGACTGCTGCCGGCGTACAACGGCGGAGACGGCCTGCACCCCAACGACGCGGGCATGGCCGCGATGGCCCGGGCGTTCCCGCTACAGCTGCTGCGCTGA
- a CDS encoding ParB/RepB/Spo0J family partition protein → MTAALAGTLDYDIASVPVSSLLPGYSPRLQGEDSAHVARLAELDEPLPPILVERSTMRVIDGMHRLMAACAKGRTTIEVQFFDGAAEEAFLLAVRSNMAHGLPLSREDRGAAAERILAQWSHLSDRAVARIAGIGAKTVAALRSASAGATPHPQARQGRDGKVRPLDGAEGRWKAAELLTERPQASLREVARQAGISPATVSDVRKRLASGRSPVPERDMPEHRPAAGTQNCAKPQHSAAGETTSVARPLSPIRPVEGAPMDKLLRDPSLRHKESGRQLLRLLQRSALEPRELQKMAEVVPSHCTDLVADLARKYAGMWAEFAREVGESG, encoded by the coding sequence ATGACGGCGGCTCTGGCAGGGACCCTCGACTACGACATCGCATCCGTACCGGTCTCGTCGCTCCTGCCCGGCTACTCCCCCCGCCTGCAAGGGGAGGACAGCGCGCACGTCGCCCGGCTGGCAGAGCTCGACGAGCCGCTTCCGCCGATCCTCGTGGAGCGGTCCACGATGCGGGTGATCGACGGCATGCACCGCCTCATGGCCGCCTGCGCGAAGGGCCGTACGACCATCGAGGTGCAGTTCTTCGACGGCGCGGCCGAGGAGGCGTTCCTCCTCGCGGTACGGTCCAACATGGCGCACGGACTTCCCCTGTCCCGGGAGGACCGCGGGGCGGCGGCGGAGCGCATCCTCGCCCAGTGGTCGCACCTGTCGGACCGGGCCGTGGCACGCATCGCGGGCATCGGCGCCAAGACCGTGGCGGCCCTGCGGTCCGCGTCGGCAGGTGCGACGCCCCACCCGCAGGCCCGTCAGGGCAGGGACGGCAAGGTCCGGCCGCTGGACGGCGCGGAGGGCCGCTGGAAGGCCGCCGAACTACTGACGGAGCGCCCCCAGGCCTCTCTGCGCGAGGTGGCCCGGCAGGCCGGCATCTCACCGGCGACGGTCAGCGACGTCCGCAAACGACTCGCCTCCGGCCGCTCTCCCGTACCGGAACGGGACATGCCGGAGCACCGGCCGGCCGCCGGCACCCAGAACTGTGCAAAGCCGCAGCACAGCGCGGCAGGGGAAACCACGAGCGTGGCCCGCCCGCTCAGCCCGATCCGCCCGGTCGAGGGCGCGCCGATGGACAAGCTCCTGCGCGACCCGTCGCTACGGCACAAGGAAAGCGGCCGCCAATTGCTTCGCCTGCTGCAACGCAGCGCCCTGGAGCCACGGGAACTGCAAAAGATGGCCGAAGTGGTGCCCTCGCACTGCACGGACCTGGTGGCCGACCTGGCGCGGAAGTACGCGGGCATGTGGGCGGAGTTCGCGCGCGAGGTCGGAGAGTCCGGCTGA
- the pqqB gene encoding pyrroloquinoline quinone biosynthesis protein PqqB, translated as MKVILLGTAAGGGFPQWNCACALCTRCHRGELPARSQESVAVSGNGRDWWLLNASPDIRTQLLAAPALRPGPGPRDTPVRGVLLTDAELDHTLGLIILRGGTDLTVHAAPPVREALTADLPLHGLLDRYAPWGWHDSTAPGGFALDGGLTVTAHPVSSKAPKFMGRPASDAPWVVAYRIEDPATGGALVYAPCLAAWPDGFDELLASASCVLLDGTFFSADELGTAVRSGDAGQALMGHLPVSGPGGSLAALARHPHLRRIYTHLNNTNPLLDSSSPAGGAVRKAGAEVLPDGSELTL; from the coding sequence ATGAAGGTGATCCTGCTCGGCACCGCAGCCGGTGGCGGCTTCCCGCAGTGGAACTGCGCCTGCGCGCTGTGCACCCGCTGCCACCGGGGCGAACTGCCCGCGCGCTCCCAGGAGTCCGTCGCCGTCAGCGGCAACGGCCGCGACTGGTGGCTGCTCAACGCCTCCCCCGACATCCGCACCCAACTCCTGGCCGCGCCCGCCCTGCGGCCAGGACCCGGCCCGCGGGACACCCCCGTGCGCGGTGTACTGCTTACCGACGCCGAGCTCGACCACACCCTGGGGCTGATCATCCTGCGCGGCGGCACGGACCTGACCGTGCATGCCGCGCCCCCGGTGCGCGAAGCGCTCACCGCCGACTTGCCCCTGCACGGCCTGCTGGACCGCTACGCGCCGTGGGGCTGGCACGACAGCACTGCGCCCGGCGGCTTCGCACTGGACGGCGGGCTCACCGTCACCGCGCACCCCGTCAGCTCCAAGGCCCCCAAGTTCATGGGAAGGCCGGCCTCGGATGCCCCGTGGGTGGTCGCCTACCGCATCGAGGACCCGGCGACCGGCGGAGCGCTGGTCTACGCCCCGTGCCTGGCGGCCTGGCCGGACGGGTTCGACGAACTGCTGGCGTCGGCCTCCTGCGTCCTGCTGGATGGAACGTTCTTCAGCGCCGACGAGCTGGGCACGGCCGTGCGCTCTGGGGACGCCGGGCAGGCGCTGATGGGCCATCTGCCCGTCAGCGGCCCCGGCGGCAGCCTCGCCGCTCTCGCCCGCCATCCGCACCTGCGCCGGATCTACACCCACCTGAACAACACCAATCCCCTCCTTGACTCTTCCTCGCCCGCCGGTGGAGCCGTGCGAAAGGCAGGCGCCGAGGTTCTGCCTGACGGCAGCGAACTCACTCTGTAA
- the pqqE gene encoding pyrroloquinoline quinone biosynthesis protein PqqE, whose translation MSEPAVRAPLGMLIELTHRCPLHCPYCSNPPELAARSEELTREQWTDILTQARELGVVQMHFSGGEPLARPDLPDLVGHARQLGAYVNLVTSGVGLTADRARDLAQRGVDHVQLSLQDADPRLGDQVAGARVHGAKLKAAKAVTATGLPLTVNVVLHRRNIDRVERIVDLAVDLGADRIELANTQYYGWGLRNRAALMPTADQLTAARHAVQRARAKHAGGPELVYVAADYYDDRPKPCMDGWGSTQLTVTPTGDVLPCPAASAITTLPTENVLRRSLSEIWYASRSFNAYRGTGWMREPCRTCPERHTDHGGCRCQAFQLTGDAAATDPACGLSPHRSLVDAALAEVTDGAPPAFVPRLPVAP comes from the coding sequence ATGTCTGAGCCGGCCGTCCGCGCACCGCTGGGCATGCTGATCGAGCTGACCCACCGCTGCCCCCTGCACTGCCCCTACTGCTCCAACCCCCCCGAACTCGCCGCCCGCTCCGAGGAACTGACCCGCGAGCAGTGGACGGACATCCTCACCCAGGCCCGTGAACTCGGCGTCGTGCAGATGCACTTCTCCGGCGGCGAGCCGCTGGCCCGCCCCGACCTGCCGGATCTGGTCGGCCACGCCCGGCAGCTCGGCGCCTACGTCAACCTGGTCACCAGCGGCGTCGGCCTGACCGCCGACCGTGCACGGGACCTCGCGCAGCGAGGGGTCGACCACGTCCAGCTCTCCCTCCAGGACGCCGATCCACGGCTCGGCGACCAGGTTGCCGGAGCCCGTGTCCACGGCGCCAAGCTCAAGGCCGCAAAGGCCGTCACCGCCACCGGACTCCCGCTCACCGTCAACGTCGTCCTCCACCGCAGGAACATCGACAGGGTCGAGCGGATCGTGGACCTCGCCGTCGACCTGGGCGCCGACCGCATCGAGTTGGCCAACACCCAGTACTACGGCTGGGGGCTGCGCAACCGCGCCGCGCTGATGCCCACCGCGGACCAACTCACGGCCGCGCGCCACGCCGTGCAGCGTGCCCGCGCCAAGCACGCGGGCGGCCCGGAACTGGTCTACGTGGCGGCCGACTACTACGACGACCGGCCCAAACCGTGCATGGACGGCTGGGGCAGCACCCAGCTGACCGTGACCCCTACCGGCGACGTGCTGCCGTGCCCCGCGGCGTCCGCCATCACCACCCTGCCGACGGAGAACGTGCTGCGCCGTTCGCTGTCGGAGATCTGGTACGCCTCACGCTCCTTCAACGCCTACCGGGGCACCGGCTGGATGCGCGAACCGTGCCGGACCTGCCCGGAGCGCCACACCGACCACGGCGGCTGCCGCTGTCAGGCATTCCAGCTCACCGGCGACGCCGCGGCCACGGACCCGGCCTGCGGCCTCTCCCCGCACCGCTCGCTGGTCGACGCGGCGCTCGCGGAGGTCACCGACGGGGCACCACCGGCGTTCGTCCCCCGCCTGCCGGTGGCCCCATGA
- the pqqD gene encoding pyrroloquinoline quinone biosynthesis peptide chaperone PqqD, translating to MTSLPEPTVPRLRPGVRLTSDPVRGELALLPERVVVLNDTAAAVLTHCDGTATVGRIVEHLAQDYEGVHTEDVCELLLRLAERRVVDLDV from the coding sequence ATGACCAGCCTGCCCGAGCCCACCGTGCCGCGCCTGCGGCCCGGAGTCCGGCTGACCAGCGATCCCGTACGCGGCGAACTCGCCCTGCTGCCCGAACGCGTCGTGGTCCTCAACGACACCGCGGCGGCGGTGCTCACCCACTGCGACGGCACCGCCACCGTCGGCCGCATCGTCGAGCACCTCGCACAGGACTACGAGGGCGTGCACACCGAGGACGTCTGCGAGCTGCTCCTGCGGCTGGCGGAGCGCCGGGTGGTGGACCTCGATGTCTGA
- the pqqC gene encoding pyrroloquinoline-quinone synthase PqqC — MSVTHEVDAPWSEADFRQALHALESSYWDRHPFHQRMHEGLLGKEELRLWAANRWYYQRCLPQKDAAIVANCPLPEVRRQWLSRIVYHDGTDASSGGAEKWLRLGEAVGLRKGEVLDEHLVLPGTRFAVDAYVDFARRRPWLEAAASGLTELFSPGLLAHRLGRLREHYPWIAEEGFEYFTARIEVVGPEGQSLLDLVARHAVTREQQEACVRALAFKCQVLNAVLDSLDYHTGNGAPRS, encoded by the coding sequence ATGTCCGTGACGCATGAGGTAGACGCTCCCTGGAGCGAGGCTGATTTCCGGCAGGCGCTCCACGCGCTGGAGTCGTCGTACTGGGACCGCCACCCGTTCCACCAGCGGATGCACGAAGGTCTGCTGGGCAAGGAGGAGCTGCGGCTGTGGGCGGCCAACCGCTGGTACTACCAGAGGTGCCTGCCCCAGAAGGACGCCGCGATCGTGGCCAACTGCCCGCTGCCCGAGGTACGGCGGCAGTGGCTGTCCAGGATCGTCTACCACGACGGCACGGACGCTTCCTCCGGCGGCGCGGAGAAATGGCTGCGTCTGGGCGAAGCGGTCGGCCTGCGCAAGGGCGAGGTGCTCGACGAGCACCTCGTCCTTCCGGGCACGCGCTTCGCCGTCGACGCCTACGTGGACTTCGCCCGACGCCGCCCATGGCTGGAGGCGGCCGCGTCAGGGCTGACCGAGCTGTTCTCCCCGGGCCTGCTCGCCCACCGCCTCGGCCGCCTCCGGGAGCACTACCCATGGATCGCGGAGGAGGGGTTCGAATACTTCACCGCACGGATCGAGGTGGTCGGCCCCGAGGGGCAATCCCTGCTGGACCTGGTGGCACGGCACGCCGTCACCCGGGAACAGCAGGAGGCCTGCGTCCGGGCGCTGGCGTTCAAGTGCCAGGTCCTGAACGCGGTTCTGGACTCGCTCGACTACCACACGGGAAACGGAGCCCCACGGTCATGA
- the pqqA gene encoding pyrroloquinoline quinone precursor peptide PqqA, with the protein MRTADKEPRTKTAWHRPDFVSFDTGMEVTAYFSRD; encoded by the coding sequence ATGCGAACTGCCGACAAGGAACCCCGCACCAAGACGGCATGGCACCGTCCCGATTTCGTTTCTTTCGACACCGGCATGGAAGTCACCGCCTACTTCAGCCGAGACTGA
- the abc-f gene encoding ribosomal protection-like ABC-F family protein: MSDASIVCSNLSFSWPDGTPVFQDLSWTVGEGRTGLVAPNGAGKSTLLKLVAGELSPNRGSVTVKGLLGYLPQTLPLTGDLTVAEVLGIAPVIEALDAIASGDVDEEHFATVGDDWGIEERSRAQLDRLGLDGIPLTQRLHALSGGQVVSLGLATQLIRQPDVLLLDEPTNNLDLDARHRLYQVLESWNGCLLVVSHDRELLDRMDGIAELDSGGMRLYGGNYTDYEEAVRAEQETAEKSIRTAEQQVKREKRELQQARERAARRAGVGARAAAKGSISKMAAGTLKRRAQESAAKSNDTHGQRLADAKNRLDEASRMLRDDRRITLELPDTRVPAGRTVFLGEGINVRYGERDLFAGKGVDLTIRGPERIALTGRNGVGKSTLLRVISGEIEAQHGKFKRAEGRIAYLSQRLDTLPLDRTVAQCLAAYAPHKPEAERLNLLARFLFRGAAAHLPVGALSGGERLRATLACVLGAEPAPQLLLLDEPTNNLDLDSVEQLEGALNSYEGAFIVVSHDERFVKEIGVDRCLRMSDGRLQETGAPDHG; the protein is encoded by the coding sequence ATGTCCGACGCCAGCATCGTCTGCTCGAATCTCTCCTTCTCCTGGCCCGACGGCACCCCCGTGTTCCAGGACCTGTCCTGGACCGTGGGCGAGGGCCGCACCGGCCTGGTCGCACCCAACGGCGCGGGCAAGTCCACCCTGCTCAAACTGGTCGCAGGTGAACTGAGCCCGAACCGCGGGTCCGTGACCGTCAAGGGCCTGCTCGGCTACCTCCCCCAGACCCTGCCCCTGACCGGCGATCTGACTGTGGCCGAGGTGCTCGGCATCGCACCGGTCATCGAGGCGCTCGACGCCATCGCGTCCGGGGACGTGGACGAGGAACACTTCGCCACGGTCGGCGACGACTGGGGCATCGAGGAACGCAGCCGTGCCCAGCTCGACCGCCTGGGGCTCGACGGCATCCCGCTGACCCAGCGGCTGCACGCCCTCAGCGGCGGCCAGGTCGTTTCCCTGGGACTCGCGACCCAGCTGATCAGACAGCCCGATGTGCTCCTGCTCGACGAACCGACCAACAACCTCGACCTGGACGCCCGCCACCGGCTCTACCAGGTGCTGGAGAGCTGGAACGGCTGTCTGCTGGTGGTCAGTCACGACCGTGAGCTGCTCGACCGCATGGACGGCATCGCCGAGCTCGACTCGGGCGGCATGCGGTTGTACGGCGGCAACTACACCGACTACGAAGAGGCCGTGCGCGCCGAGCAGGAGACCGCCGAGAAGAGCATCCGCACCGCCGAGCAGCAGGTCAAGCGGGAGAAGCGGGAGTTGCAGCAGGCCCGTGAACGGGCGGCGCGCCGGGCCGGTGTCGGAGCCCGGGCCGCCGCGAAGGGCAGCATCTCCAAGATGGCCGCGGGCACGCTCAAGCGGCGCGCCCAGGAGTCGGCGGCCAAGTCCAACGACACGCACGGCCAGCGCCTCGCCGACGCCAAGAACCGGTTGGACGAGGCGAGCCGGATGCTCCGCGACGACCGCAGGATCACCTTGGAGCTGCCCGACACCCGTGTGCCGGCGGGACGTACCGTCTTCCTCGGCGAGGGCATCAACGTCCGGTACGGAGAGCGAGACCTCTTCGCGGGCAAGGGGGTCGACCTCACCATCCGAGGGCCCGAGCGGATCGCGCTGACCGGCCGCAACGGCGTCGGCAAGTCCACCCTGCTGCGCGTCATCAGCGGTGAAATCGAAGCGCAGCACGGGAAGTTCAAGCGGGCGGAGGGGCGGATCGCCTATCTCTCCCAGCGCCTCGACACGCTGCCGCTGGACCGCACCGTCGCCCAGTGCCTGGCCGCCTACGCGCCGCACAAGCCCGAGGCGGAACGGTTGAACCTGCTGGCCCGCTTCCTCTTCCGCGGGGCCGCGGCGCATCTGCCGGTGGGGGCCCTGTCGGGGGGCGAGAGGCTGCGCGCCACCCTGGCGTGTGTCCTGGGTGCCGAACCGGCGCCGCAGCTGCTGCTGCTCGACGAGCCGACCAACAACCTCGACCTCGACAGTGTCGAGCAGTTGGAGGGGGCCCTCAACTCTTACGAGGGCGCGTTCATCGTGGTCAGCCACGACGAGCGGTTCGTCAAGGAGATCGGGGTGGACCGCTGCCTGCGGATGTCCGACGGCCGCCTGCAGGAGACGGGGGCGCCCGACCATGGCTGA
- a CDS encoding ABC-F family ATP-binding cassette domain-containing protein, which yields MADASSHLPGGQDILSADHRSAHLLAENLHCVLGDRVVLHDVSLKVSHGERVGLIGENGRGKSTLLRALAGELAPQRGEVVRAVTGQVGFLPQQPDFPAGFTIEDVLSQATAQFEEMSRRMRAAEERMSSDEGDLDAVMEEYGRLQEEFERRGGWELGARVGEVLDVFGLAGLDRARDLRTLSGGERARLALAALVLDEPAGLLLDEPTNHLDDRALDWLVQWLAAYRGPCLIASHDRALLDAAVTAIVDLDGPRGSTVRYGGGYRDYLAERAAARERWWQRYCEWSKELAEARRRVHRATTSGRVFSGRADNDKLSYDAAGSGAERAVARTGRAAQMHLRRLLDEAVPRPPEPLDFAPPQDAETADEVLEPADGVLLRGTGLRVGQVLRDADLELAAGSRYVISGPNGAGKSTLLSVLVGERAPDAGEVERAPGLRIGYLPQDSDFRAERRGLLDAFAARRAAHVEDAAAELTRFGLFSPGDFGTPANRLSIGQWRRLDLALLFAERPHLLLLDEPTNHLSLVLVEQLLEAVERFRGPVVTVTHDRALRERHRDRLLELSDGRLARP from the coding sequence ATGGCTGACGCGTCCTCACACCTGCCCGGTGGGCAGGACATCCTGTCCGCCGACCACCGCTCCGCGCACCTGCTCGCCGAGAACCTGCACTGCGTACTGGGCGACCGCGTGGTGCTGCACGACGTCTCGCTCAAGGTCTCCCACGGCGAGCGGGTGGGCCTGATCGGTGAGAACGGCCGGGGGAAGTCCACCCTGCTGCGCGCCTTGGCCGGTGAACTCGCCCCGCAGCGCGGCGAGGTGGTGCGCGCGGTGACCGGTCAGGTGGGGTTCCTGCCCCAACAGCCGGACTTCCCGGCCGGTTTTACCATCGAGGACGTACTGTCCCAGGCGACTGCACAGTTCGAGGAGATGTCCCGGCGGATGCGTGCCGCTGAGGAGCGGATGTCGTCGGACGAGGGCGATCTCGACGCGGTCATGGAGGAGTACGGCCGGCTCCAGGAGGAGTTCGAGCGGCGCGGCGGCTGGGAACTCGGCGCCCGCGTCGGCGAGGTCCTTGACGTCTTCGGCCTGGCCGGACTGGACCGGGCCCGTGACCTGCGGACCCTGTCGGGCGGTGAGCGGGCCCGTCTCGCCCTGGCCGCGCTGGTGCTCGACGAACCGGCCGGGCTGCTGCTCGACGAGCCCACCAACCACCTCGACGACCGGGCGCTGGACTGGCTCGTCCAGTGGCTCGCCGCGTACCGGGGGCCGTGTCTGATCGCCTCGCACGATCGGGCTCTGCTGGATGCGGCCGTCACCGCCATCGTCGACCTGGACGGCCCCCGCGGCTCCACCGTCCGCTACGGCGGCGGCTACCGCGACTACCTCGCCGAACGCGCCGCGGCGCGAGAGCGCTGGTGGCAGCGGTACTGCGAGTGGAGCAAGGAGCTGGCCGAGGCCCGGCGGCGTGTGCACCGGGCCACCACGAGCGGGCGCGTCTTCAGCGGCAGGGCCGACAACGACAAGTTGTCCTACGACGCCGCGGGCAGCGGCGCCGAACGGGCCGTCGCCCGGACCGGACGCGCCGCCCAGATGCATCTGCGACGGTTGCTCGACGAGGCGGTGCCGCGGCCGCCGGAGCCTCTCGACTTCGCTCCCCCGCAGGACGCGGAGACGGCCGATGAGGTCCTGGAGCCGGCCGACGGCGTACTGCTGCGGGGCACCGGCCTGCGAGTCGGACAGGTGTTGCGGGACGCGGACCTGGAACTGGCCGCCGGCAGCCGGTACGTGATCAGCGGTCCGAACGGCGCGGGCAAGTCGACGCTGCTGTCGGTGCTGGTGGGTGAGCGGGCCCCGGACGCCGGGGAGGTGGAGCGGGCGCCGGGGCTGCGCATCGGCTACCTGCCGCAGGACAGCGACTTCCGGGCGGAACGGCGTGGTCTCCTCGACGCGTTCGCCGCGCGGCGCGCGGCCCATGTCGAGGACGCCGCCGCCGAGTTGACCCGGTTCGGTCTGTTCAGCCCCGGGGACTTCGGTACTCCGGCGAACCGGCTCTCCATCGGCCAGTGGCGGCGCCTGGACCTCGCGCTGCTCTTCGCCGAGCGACCGCATCTGCTGCTGCTGGACGAGCCCACCAACCACCTCAGCCTGGTGCTGGTCGAGCAGTTGCTGGAGGCGGTGGAACGCTTCAGGGGCCCGGTCGTGACGGTCACCCACGACCGGGCCCTGCGCGAGCGCCACCGCGACCGGCTCCTAGAGCTGTCCGACGGGCGGCTGGCGCGGCCCTAG
- a CDS encoding hydrolase, with product MLVSADKASVVLFDMQLELVPLLLEGTQLLHNTCWTAEVAREFDLPVLLTEHKKLGGLSLSLHEAAEGATRLEKEHFDLLREQPIAEYVAASDRDQYVLAGAETHVVILQSALSLLEQGKTVFVLADTVSARNQADHELGLDRLRRLGVHLITREMFFFELIRNSEDTRYLDLAKKYLDGRYIR from the coding sequence ATGCTGGTAAGCGCGGACAAGGCCTCGGTCGTCCTCTTCGACATGCAGTTGGAGCTCGTCCCACTGCTGCTGGAGGGCACCCAACTACTGCACAACACCTGCTGGACGGCGGAGGTGGCGCGGGAGTTCGACCTTCCGGTGCTGCTCACCGAGCACAAGAAGCTGGGCGGTCTCTCCCTGTCGCTGCACGAAGCGGCCGAGGGCGCGACCCGGCTGGAGAAGGAGCACTTCGACCTGCTGCGCGAGCAGCCCATCGCCGAGTACGTGGCGGCCTCCGACCGGGACCAGTACGTGCTGGCCGGTGCGGAGACCCACGTGGTCATCCTCCAGTCGGCGCTGAGCCTGCTGGAGCAGGGCAAGACGGTGTTCGTGCTGGCCGACACCGTCTCCGCCCGCAACCAGGCGGACCACGAGCTGGGCCTGGACCGCCTGCGCCGGCTCGGGGTGCACCTGATCACGCGGGAGATGTTCTTCTTCGAGCTGATCCGCAACTCCGAGGACACCCGCTACCTCGACCTGGCCAAGAAGTACCTGGACGGCCGCTACATCCGCTAG